Proteins encoded together in one Carassius auratus strain Wakin chromosome 32, ASM336829v1, whole genome shotgun sequence window:
- the LOC113051996 gene encoding mitochondrial inner membrane protease subunit 1-like isoform X1, translating into MKKYTHLAVNGHESGFVKTGRMFRGFFVKTISFVGYTVQYGCIAHCAFEYIGEFVSCSGPSMEPTITNHDVVFSERVSRHLCRIQKGHIVIAKSPFDPKMNICKRVMGLEGDKVCTSGPSDVFKTHTYVPRGHVWLEGDNLRNSTDSRSYGPIPYALIRGRVCLKMWPPHSFGVLAESPNDGRIL; encoded by the exons gatTTGTGAAGACTGGCAGGATGTTTCGTGGTTTCTTTGTGAAGACGATTAGCTTTGTCGGTTACACCGTCCAGTATGGCTGCATCGCTCACTGTGCCTTTGAGTATATCGGCGAATTTGTGTCG TGTTCAGGGCCTTCCATGGAACCCACCATTACTAACCATGATGTGGTTTTCTCCGAACGAGTAAGCCGTCACCTCTGCCGAATACAAAA AGGGCATATCGTAATAGCCAAAAGTCCTTTTGATCCAAAGATGAACATTTGTAAACGAGTGATGGGGCTGGAGGGGGACAAAGTCTGCACTAGTGGACCATCAGACGTCTTTAAAACACACACTTAC GTTCCAAGAGGCCATGTGTGGCTGGAAGGCGATAACCTTCGGAATTCCACAGATTCCCGAAGCTATGGTCCAATTCCCTATGCCCTGATCCGAGGACGCGTTTGCTTAAAG atgTGGCCACCGCATAGTTTTGGCGTATTGGCTGAAAGTCCTAATGACGGGCGCATTTTATGA
- the LOC113051996 gene encoding mitochondrial inner membrane protease subunit 1-like isoform X2, which yields MFRGFFVKTISFVGYTVQYGCIAHCAFEYIGEFVSCSGPSMEPTITNHDVVFSERVSRHLCRIQKGHIVIAKSPFDPKMNICKRVMGLEGDKVCTSGPSDVFKTHTYVPRGHVWLEGDNLRNSTDSRSYGPIPYALIRGRVCLKMWPPHSFGVLAESPNDGRIL from the exons ATGTTTCGTGGTTTCTTTGTGAAGACGATTAGCTTTGTCGGTTACACCGTCCAGTATGGCTGCATCGCTCACTGTGCCTTTGAGTATATCGGCGAATTTGTGTCG TGTTCAGGGCCTTCCATGGAACCCACCATTACTAACCATGATGTGGTTTTCTCCGAACGAGTAAGCCGTCACCTCTGCCGAATACAAAA AGGGCATATCGTAATAGCCAAAAGTCCTTTTGATCCAAAGATGAACATTTGTAAACGAGTGATGGGGCTGGAGGGGGACAAAGTCTGCACTAGTGGACCATCAGACGTCTTTAAAACACACACTTAC GTTCCAAGAGGCCATGTGTGGCTGGAAGGCGATAACCTTCGGAATTCCACAGATTCCCGAAGCTATGGTCCAATTCCCTATGCCCTGATCCGAGGACGCGTTTGCTTAAAG atgTGGCCACCGCATAGTTTTGGCGTATTGGCTGAAAGTCCTAATGACGGGCGCATTTTATGA
- the LOC113051997 gene encoding E3 ubiquitin-protein ligase TRIM39-like, translated as MAEFLPTSPRQNWRQRMDKPPALSSSTGPLAEELQCSICLDVFTDPVNTSCGHNFCKSCLNLCWNSSQDCKCPYCKETFSKRPNLKTNTALREVAQIFEKKLSLRNFVLCDICNDVKLKALKSCLVCQTSYCETHLEPHQRVLSLKKHKLMDPVGNIKDYICQKHERPLELFCRDDQTYVCVFCTDGDHKTHNTVPLEVESKNMKAQLAKTQKDMQQMMQDRIRKILDIKHSAELRKKSTELKKAASFELFGDLMRSIERCQAELLEMMEEKQKAAETHDEELIQELQQELTELKMRNTELDRLLHTEDHLQLLQIDPSLYSPPHTRSWPEISMNTDVSVETLRRALTQLQETLDKKLSQTVMKWMQHHAVDVTLDPDTAHPYLILSDDGKQVRHGDVKQKLPNNSERFDYSASVLGKEGFSSGRYYFEVQVKGKTGWTLGVARESINRKGPIAMRPQCGCWAIWLRNGNEYWACAGPLVSLSLRVKPQKVGVFVDYEEGLVSFYDVESRSHIYSFTGQSFTDVLYPYFCPFPNDKDKNSAPLIISPVNYNE; from the exons ATGGCCGAATTTTTACCAACTTCACCAAGACAGAACTGGAGACAACGTATGGATAAACCGCCAG CTCTGTCATCCTCCACTGGTCCTCTAGCTGAGGAGCTTCAGTGCTCTATAtgtctggatgtgttcactgatccagtcaACACTTCATGTGGTCACAACTTCTGTAAGAGCTGCCTGAATCTGTGCTGGAACAGCAGTCAGGACTGCAAGTGTCCAtactgtaaagaaacattcaGTAAAAGACCCAACCTCAAGACCAACACAGCACTTAGAGAGGTTGCacaaatatttgagaaaaagttGAGTCTTAGAAACTTTGTTCTCTGTGATATTTGCAACGACGTAAAGCTGAAAGCCCTGaagtcctgtctggtgtgtcAGACCTCTTACTGTGAAACCCATCTGGAGCCTCATCAGAGAGTCCTGAGCttaaagaaacacaaactgatggaCCCTGTGGGGAATATAAAGGACTATATATGCCAGAAACACGAGAGACCTCTGGAGCTGTTCTGTAGAGATGATCagacgtatgtgtgtgtgttttgcactgATGGAGACCACAAGACTCACAACACTGTTCCTCTAGAGGTGGAGAGTAAAAATATGAAG GCTCAGCTGgcgaagacacagaaagacatgcAGCAGATGATGCAGGACAGAATTAGGAAGATTCTAGACATCAAACACTCAGCAGAACTCAGAAAA AAAAGCACAGAGCTAAAGAAAGCAGCCAGTTTTGAGCTCTTCGGCGATCTGATGCGCTCCATTGAGAGATGTCAGGCCGAGCTgctggagatgatggaggagaagcagaaagcagcagagacACATGATGAAGAGCTCATTCAAGAGCTGCAGCAGGAACTCACTGAGCTCaagatgagaaacactgagctggaTCGTCTCTTACACACTGAGGATCACCTCCAGCTCCTACAG aTCGATCCATCCCTGTACAGTCCTCCACACACCAGGAGCTGGCCTGAGATCAGTATGAACACTGATGTGAGTGTGGAGACTCTGAGGAGAGCTCTGACTCAACTTCAGGAAACTCTAGACAAGAAACTCAGTCAAACTG TTATGAAGTGGATGCAGCATCATGCAG tggatgtgactctggatcctgaTACAGCTCATCCATATCTCATCCTGTCTGATGATGGGAAACAAGTCAGACATGGAGATGTTAAACAGAAGCTCCCAAACAACTCGGAGAGGTTTGATTACAGTGCCTCTGTCCTGGGAAAAGAGGGATTCTCCTCAGGGAGATATTATTTTGAGGTTCAAGTGAAAGGAAAGACGGGCTGGACTTTAGGAGTGGCCAGAGAATCTATTAACAGGAAGGGGCCGATCGCAATGCGCCCTCAGTGTGGATGCTGGGCAATTTGGCTGAGGAATGGGAATGAATATTGGGCTTGtgctggtcctcttgtctctctgtctctgagagtGAAGCCGCAGAAGGTGGGGGTGTTTGTGGATTATGAAGAGGGTCTGGTCTCCTTCTATGATGTGGAGTCTAGATCTCATATTTACTCTTTCACTGGTCAGTCTTTCACTGATGTACTCTATCCATATTTTTGTCCCTTTCCTAATGATAAAGATAAAAATTCAGCACCGCTGATCATCTCACCTGTTAattataatgaatga